Proteins found in one Solitalea lacus genomic segment:
- a CDS encoding sterol desaturase family protein: MKNLIVMAIPGFIILLITELVVAYFQKKHDDYFDAKDTASSLSMGIGNVLIGFVSKAIIPVALGFVYQYRFFTLPENTWWPWVLCFFADDFSYYWFHRTSHSVRYFWASHVVHHSSQKYNLGTALRQTWTGNLTGSWLFWMWMPLVGFTPTMIATMMSISLLYQFWIHTEMIKQMPRLIEFIFNTPAHHRVHHASDVKYLDRNHAGILIIWDRMFGTFIKEDVHPTYGLTKNIETYNPFRIAFDEWGTVFKDVWNAPTWKAKFGYLFGPPGWSHDGSRKTSAQLKTEFELNDKTNSTAQQQPVELIS; this comes from the coding sequence ATGAAGAATTTGATAGTAATGGCAATTCCTGGTTTTATCATTTTATTGATAACAGAGCTGGTAGTTGCCTATTTTCAAAAAAAGCACGATGACTACTTTGATGCTAAAGATACTGCAAGCAGTCTTTCCATGGGTATCGGTAATGTGTTGATTGGTTTTGTTAGTAAAGCTATAATTCCCGTTGCGTTGGGTTTTGTTTACCAATATCGTTTTTTTACATTGCCTGAAAACACATGGTGGCCATGGGTGCTGTGTTTCTTTGCCGATGATTTTTCATATTATTGGTTTCATCGTACCAGTCACAGTGTTCGCTATTTTTGGGCTTCACATGTGGTTCATCATTCTTCTCAAAAATATAACCTGGGAACAGCGCTTCGTCAAACCTGGACAGGCAATTTAACAGGATCATGGTTGTTTTGGATGTGGATGCCACTAGTTGGATTCACCCCAACAATGATTGCTACCATGATGTCTATTAGTCTATTGTATCAGTTCTGGATTCATACTGAAATGATTAAACAAATGCCGCGACTTATTGAGTTTATCTTTAATACTCCAGCTCATCATCGTGTCCATCATGCTTCAGATGTAAAGTATTTAGATAGAAATCATGCCGGAATATTAATTATTTGGGATCGTATGTTCGGAACCTTTATAAAAGAAGATGTCCACCCAACTTATGGTTTAACTAAAAATATTGAAACCTATAATCCTTTCCGTATTGCATTTGACGAGTGGGGAACGGTATTTAAAGATGTTTGGAATGCTCCTACATGGAAAGCAAAGTTTGGGTATCTGTTTGGCCCTCCAGGTTGGAGCCATGATGGTAGCCGGAAAACATCAGCACAATTAAAAACTGAATTTGAATTAAACGATAAAACAAATTCGACGGCTCAACAACAGCCAGTGGAATTAATAAGTTAA
- a CDS encoding class I SAM-dependent methyltransferase has product MNQQEFELLKSDEARKLIDQYIDFDPLKFALSHKASQIPTGLISSQLKYLQKAKAKLPSYFAARCIIPALSYEQSSSEVTAALKKYSGKYCLDLTCGLGVDSLYFSKQFERVVSLEMNETLANITRFNFNKLNATNIELINTTAEDFISNYNGEKFDLIFVDPARRDDAQGRVFLFEDCSPDLYTILPLVEPICKKLIVKASPLFDNSEAWKRFPSMKSLTVVSVDNECKELLLEFDFTDSNQTQLNQIHISKKGIEQQFKFQSEQAPPAAIPSNDGVNYLIEPDVAFYKSRLCIELFNEYYPNLNITFDQADGYFYSQEPVESSFPGRFFRIIKQLDYQPKTIKKLLKEKGIKKANVSKRNFPYSVEEIRKTLNLSDGGNQYLFFTKNRNNELKLIWAEK; this is encoded by the coding sequence ATGAATCAGCAGGAATTTGAACTTTTAAAGTCCGATGAAGCACGGAAATTAATAGATCAGTATATTGATTTTGATCCTTTAAAATTTGCTCTCAGTCATAAAGCGTCCCAAATTCCGACAGGATTAATCTCCTCACAATTAAAATATCTGCAGAAGGCAAAAGCAAAACTACCTTCTTATTTTGCTGCACGTTGCATTATTCCTGCTTTATCTTATGAACAATCAAGCAGTGAAGTCACAGCAGCCCTAAAAAAATATTCTGGTAAATATTGTCTTGATTTAACATGTGGTTTAGGGGTCGACAGCTTATATTTCTCCAAACAATTTGAAAGGGTTGTCAGCCTTGAGATGAATGAAACATTAGCCAACATAACCCGTTTCAACTTCAATAAACTTAACGCCACAAACATTGAGTTAATTAATACCACTGCCGAAGATTTCATAAGCAATTACAATGGCGAAAAGTTTGACTTAATTTTTGTTGATCCAGCCAGAAGAGATGACGCACAAGGACGCGTTTTTTTATTTGAAGATTGTTCACCTGATTTGTACACGATACTTCCACTGGTGGAGCCCATCTGTAAGAAACTGATAGTTAAAGCCTCTCCCCTCTTTGATAATTCGGAGGCATGGAAAAGATTTCCTTCAATGAAGAGCCTTACCGTTGTATCTGTTGATAATGAATGTAAAGAGCTTTTGCTTGAATTTGATTTTACAGATTCGAACCAAACTCAACTCAATCAAATTCATATAAGCAAAAAAGGCATTGAACAACAGTTTAAGTTTCAGTCTGAACAAGCCCCTCCTGCGGCTATACCAAGCAACGATGGAGTTAACTATTTAATTGAACCTGACGTCGCCTTTTACAAAAGTCGTTTGTGCATTGAGCTTTTCAATGAGTATTATCCAAATCTGAACATTACTTTTGACCAAGCAGACGGTTACTTTTATTCGCAAGAACCTGTTGAATCTTCATTCCCAGGTAGATTTTTTAGAATTATAAAGCAGCTGGACTATCAGCCTAAAACAATAAAAAAACTTCTAAAAGAAAAGGGTATTAAGAAAGCTAATGTAAGCAAACGGAATTTTCCTTATTCAGTTGAAGAAATCAGAAAAACATTAAATCTCTCTGATGGAGGAAATCAATATCTATTTTTCACCAAGAACCGAAATAATGAGTTAAAACTGATTTGGGCCGAAAAATAA
- a CDS encoding diphthine--ammonia ligase, translating into MTSKSAAVLWTGGKDCVLALHQAYKEQIKIDYLITFAPHNADFLAHPISVLQLQSEAVGIPHKVIQIDEPFKEEYEKAIRLLKEVDGIDLLISGDIDEVNSYPNWIKERSAASKMNVYTPLWQRDRKELLEELTKNSFKVIFSLVRRPWFTQSWVGDLISPSKIDQLSMFKELKGIDLAGEQGEYHTLVLDAPLFKKTLVIKKSHIENKEDMCYLKIEEIILKDK; encoded by the coding sequence ATGACCTCAAAATCAGCTGCAGTATTGTGGACCGGTGGTAAAGATTGTGTACTAGCTTTACATCAAGCTTATAAGGAACAAATTAAAATTGATTATTTAATCACTTTCGCTCCTCACAATGCCGATTTTTTAGCCCATCCAATTTCTGTACTTCAACTTCAATCTGAAGCAGTGGGTATTCCTCACAAAGTGATTCAAATTGATGAACCCTTTAAAGAGGAGTACGAAAAAGCGATCAGACTTTTAAAAGAAGTTGACGGAATTGATCTGTTGATCAGTGGTGATATTGATGAAGTAAACAGCTACCCAAACTGGATAAAAGAGCGAAGTGCTGCTTCAAAAATGAACGTTTATACACCTTTATGGCAACGCGACCGTAAAGAGCTACTTGAAGAATTAACAAAGAACAGCTTCAAAGTAATTTTTTCTCTGGTGCGCCGCCCCTGGTTTACCCAAAGCTGGGTTGGAGACCTTATTTCGCCCTCAAAAATCGATCAATTATCTATGTTTAAAGAACTTAAAGGCATTGATTTAGCGGGTGAACAAGGAGAATATCATACATTAGTACTAGATGCCCCTCTCTTCAAAAAAACATTAGTCATCAAAAAAAGCCATATCGAGAATAAAGAAGATATGTGTTATTTAAAAATTGAAGAAATAATCTTAAAAGATAAATAA
- the rpmA gene encoding 50S ribosomal protein L27, translating to MAHKKGAGSSKNGRESHSKRLGIKIFGGQSAIAGNIIVRQRGTKHNPDKNVGIGKDHTLFALIDGTVVFKKKKDDKSYVSVVPFEAPASEVKN from the coding sequence ATGGCACATAAAAAAGGTGCGGGTAGTTCGAAGAACGGCCGTGAGTCACATAGTAAACGTTTAGGTATTAAAATTTTCGGTGGCCAATCTGCTATCGCTGGTAATATCATCGTTCGTCAACGTGGTACCAAACACAATCCTGATAAAAACGTAGGTATTGGTAAAGACCATACTTTGTTTGCATTAATTGATGGTACTGTTGTTTTCAAAAAGAAAAAAGATGACAAGTCATACGTTTCAGTTGTTCCTTTCGAAGCTCCTGCTTCAGAAGTAAAAAACTAA
- the rplU gene encoding 50S ribosomal protein L21, whose amino-acid sequence MYAIVNIAGQQFKVAKDQQIFVHRLQGEEGASIEFGDVLLVANGDKISVGAPNVAGSKVTAKIVSHLKGDKVIVFKKKRRKGYKRKNGHRQSFTKIQIENIVF is encoded by the coding sequence ATGTACGCAATAGTAAATATAGCCGGGCAACAGTTTAAAGTTGCAAAAGACCAGCAGATCTTTGTACACCGTTTACAAGGAGAAGAGGGCGCTAGTATTGAATTTGGCGATGTTTTATTGGTAGCTAACGGCGACAAAATTTCGGTTGGTGCTCCAAACGTTGCAGGTTCAAAAGTAACCGCTAAAATCGTTTCTCACTTAAAAGGCGATAAAGTTATCGTTTTCAAGAAAAAACGTCGTAAAGGGTATAAACGTAAAAACGGTCACCGTCAGTCGTTTACCAAAATTCAAATCGAAAACATTGTATTCTAA
- a CDS encoding dipeptidase encodes MCTIIAAGKKATADGSILVSHSDAGKDSRVRIIERASYPEGSQANVYWGLQEIRNDDLNDFGEVLGQIPQVKETFRYFHSAYSHINEHQLVIAESTISQKEELVCSRDNSGAIITAEQAMIFALQRCKTAQQAIYCIAGLMETYGFLPSCVNGAEAFCIADPDEIWVMEVVGVGPNWQPNSGKPGAIWVARKLQNDEALIIANWSIIREIDDQDTENFIVSKHYKSEALNRGWYDDCMAKPFIWQEIYCPVPREWATERLWLFYSSIAPSYTQWPDRKLEKDKFKTLDQYGQYVEPLSLYPFSVKPEIPLTVEFIKSFQRSVFENTIYDITEQPQWYVLDNEGNTVKSPLATPFPSNDLRRLLKLSHRRTVARHFGYYGMICQLREKLPDDIACIYWIYLDNPQISAYLPLYLGVKSIHPAYQIYNPEVYSDESARWTIDFVDNMVQMQYQDAIKDVKAAIEIFEKKIADEMQLLEQKIAINPDCENLQEEITGFCKGLMSQVPALYVNIRNQLIVKYTNNKK; translated from the coding sequence ATGTGCACAATTATAGCTGCAGGTAAAAAAGCTACTGCCGATGGTTCAATCCTGGTCAGTCATTCAGATGCGGGTAAAGACTCCCGAGTTAGAATTATTGAAAGAGCAAGCTACCCAGAGGGTTCCCAAGCAAATGTTTACTGGGGCTTACAGGAAATCAGAAATGACGACCTAAATGATTTCGGTGAAGTACTTGGACAAATTCCTCAGGTCAAAGAGACCTTTCGATATTTTCACTCAGCTTACTCGCACATAAATGAGCACCAGCTGGTAATTGCAGAAAGCACGATTTCCCAAAAGGAAGAACTTGTTTGTAGCCGTGATAATAGTGGAGCCATTATTACTGCAGAGCAGGCTATGATTTTTGCACTTCAGCGTTGTAAAACTGCACAGCAAGCAATTTATTGCATTGCCGGGCTGATGGAAACTTATGGTTTTTTACCTTCCTGTGTTAATGGAGCCGAAGCTTTTTGCATCGCTGATCCTGATGAAATTTGGGTAATGGAAGTTGTTGGGGTGGGTCCGAATTGGCAACCCAATTCCGGAAAGCCGGGCGCAATTTGGGTAGCCAGGAAACTTCAAAACGACGAAGCGCTGATTATTGCTAATTGGAGTATTATTAGAGAAATTGATGACCAGGACACCGAAAACTTCATTGTTTCAAAACATTATAAAAGTGAAGCTCTAAATAGGGGTTGGTATGACGACTGTATGGCTAAACCATTTATATGGCAAGAAATTTATTGTCCTGTACCACGGGAATGGGCTACTGAACGTCTATGGTTGTTCTATTCTTCCATTGCACCTTCATATACTCAATGGCCTGACCGAAAATTGGAAAAAGATAAGTTTAAAACGCTTGATCAATATGGTCAATATGTTGAACCTTTATCCCTGTATCCGTTTTCTGTCAAACCAGAAATTCCACTAACTGTTGAGTTCATCAAATCGTTCCAACGTTCAGTATTTGAAAACACCATTTACGATATAACTGAACAACCTCAATGGTACGTGCTGGATAACGAAGGAAATACTGTTAAAAGTCCCTTAGCTACACCTTTTCCTTCTAATGATTTACGCAGATTGTTAAAACTTTCTCATCGCCGTACAGTAGCCCGTCACTTCGGTTACTACGGGATGATTTGTCAACTGAGAGAAAAGCTACCTGATGATATTGCATGCATTTACTGGATCTATCTTGACAACCCTCAGATAAGTGCTTACCTGCCTTTATATTTAGGTGTTAAATCTATTCATCCGGCATATCAGATTTATAACCCTGAAGTATATAGTGATGAATCAGCACGATGGACAATAGATTTTGTTGATAATATGGTTCAAATGCAGTACCAAGATGCAATTAAAGATGTAAAGGCTGCAATCGAAATTTTCGAAAAAAAGATTGCTGATGAAATGCAACTATTAGAACAAAAGATTGCCATTAATCCTGACTGTGAAAATCTCCAAGAAGAAATAACCGGTTTCTGTAAAGGATTAATGAGTCAGGTTCCTGCATTATATGTAAATATTAGAAATCAACTGATTGTTAAATACACCAACAATAAGAAGTAA
- a CDS encoding proline racemase family protein gives MHNLFNNWNWKAPQHWTRITTIDMHTGGEPLRVFTSGLPEIKGNTVLDKRRYFKENLDFIRTGIMWEPRGHADMYGAVLTTSLDADFDVFFLHNEGYSTMCGHAIIALTKLVFETGLIDKNSNTPELTINVPAGKVRAKAIIENGKVIEVSFRNVPSFLYMRDQQVEVAGIGTIKFDIAYGGAFYAFVDADALGLSMKPDNFNKLIDYGRRIKLAVMDNFEIDHPFEKDLSFLYGTIFTGKPENPKHHSRNVCIFADGEVDRSATGSGVSARAALHHAKGELTENQEITIESILGSTMTVKVAELTSFGAYDAIIPQVGGTAFITGQNEFYFDPEDPFKEGFIFR, from the coding sequence ATGCATAACTTATTCAATAACTGGAATTGGAAAGCTCCTCAACACTGGACCAGAATCACAACGATTGACATGCATACAGGAGGAGAACCTTTGCGTGTTTTCACCTCTGGCTTACCTGAAATTAAAGGCAATACTGTTCTTGATAAAAGAAGATATTTTAAAGAAAACCTTGATTTTATTCGTACAGGCATAATGTGGGAGCCACGTGGACATGCTGATATGTACGGAGCCGTACTTACAACATCCTTAGATGCAGACTTTGATGTCTTCTTCCTGCATAACGAAGGATACAGTACTATGTGTGGGCATGCAATTATAGCATTAACCAAACTTGTATTTGAAACCGGCCTGATCGATAAAAACAGTAATACACCAGAACTAACTATAAATGTACCTGCCGGGAAGGTGCGGGCAAAAGCAATTATTGAAAATGGCAAAGTGATAGAAGTGAGTTTCAGAAATGTCCCTTCTTTCTTATACATGAGAGATCAACAGGTTGAAGTTGCTGGAATTGGAACTATTAAATTTGATATTGCTTATGGAGGAGCCTTTTATGCCTTCGTAGATGCTGATGCATTGGGATTAAGCATGAAACCTGATAATTTCAATAAATTAATAGATTATGGCCGTCGTATTAAGCTTGCGGTAATGGACAATTTTGAAATTGATCATCCTTTTGAGAAAGATTTAAGCTTTTTATACGGAACCATTTTTACAGGTAAGCCAGAAAACCCTAAACACCATAGCCGCAATGTTTGCATTTTCGCCGATGGTGAAGTTGATCGTTCTGCAACCGGATCAGGCGTTAGCGCCCGCGCAGCACTGCATCATGCAAAAGGTGAATTAACTGAAAATCAAGAAATAACCATCGAAAGTATTTTAGGCAGTACAATGACTGTAAAAGTTGCAGAATTAACCTCATTTGGGGCTTACGATGCCATCATTCCCCAAGTTGGAGGCACTGCTTTCATCACTGGTCAAAATGAGTTTTATTTTGATCCGGAAGATCCATTTAAAGAAGGCTTTATTTTCAGGTAG
- a CDS encoding ornithine cyclodeaminase family protein, which produces MLVLNNTDIAQLLSFQEVIEAVETALIDNEKKKCFAPQRLHFDREENTFLVMPSFSESHFGTKLVSVVPDNSTKQLPVTNGVMILNDAKTGMPLAIFNAAKLTALRTGALGAIGIKYMTPPNVSSIGLIGCGVQGIHQALFACSVRQIEIIYCLERTPESVQKLAFEINHFFPNVTIVPCKTAEEILSLTDVIVAASRSAEPVLPDNPDMLQGKHFISIGSYKPDMQELPDSVFRLAGKLAIDSDGARKEVGDIINPIKKGLITEENVFTLGKVLTNEQQINVNQTTVYKSAGMALFDLFVAQEMYKAAVAKKAGQLIQL; this is translated from the coding sequence ATGCTTGTATTAAACAACACTGACATTGCACAATTACTTTCATTTCAAGAAGTTATTGAAGCTGTTGAAACGGCCTTGATTGATAATGAGAAAAAGAAATGTTTTGCTCCACAGCGGTTACATTTTGATCGGGAGGAGAACACTTTTCTGGTAATGCCTTCCTTCTCTGAAAGTCATTTTGGAACCAAACTGGTTTCGGTAGTTCCTGATAATAGTACAAAACAATTACCTGTAACAAACGGAGTAATGATTTTGAACGATGCCAAAACCGGAATGCCTTTGGCAATTTTCAATGCGGCTAAATTAACAGCCTTACGCACTGGCGCTTTAGGTGCAATCGGAATTAAATACATGACTCCTCCAAACGTTAGCTCTATCGGATTAATCGGTTGCGGAGTCCAGGGTATTCACCAAGCATTGTTTGCCTGTTCTGTACGTCAAATTGAAATAATTTATTGTCTTGAACGTACTCCTGAAAGTGTACAGAAGCTTGCATTTGAAATAAACCACTTCTTTCCCAACGTAACAATTGTTCCCTGCAAGACGGCAGAAGAAATTCTATCGTTAACTGATGTTATAGTAGCCGCCAGCAGATCGGCGGAGCCTGTTTTACCTGACAACCCCGATATGCTACAAGGAAAACATTTTATTAGCATAGGCTCTTATAAACCTGATATGCAGGAGTTACCTGACAGTGTATTTCGTTTGGCCGGAAAGCTGGCAATTGATTCCGATGGTGCTCGCAAGGAAGTTGGAGACATTATAAATCCTATAAAAAAAGGATTAATCACTGAAGAAAATGTCTTTACCCTTGGGAAAGTACTAACTAATGAGCAGCAAATCAATGTAAACCAAACCACTGTATATAAATCGGCTGGTATGGCCCTATTTGATTTGTTTGTTGCACAAGAAATGTATAAAGCTGCAGTAGCCAAAAAAGCCGGCCAGTTAATTCAATTATAA
- a CDS encoding RNA polymerase sigma factor, giving the protein MSDGQELIKLRFFEQLSYEEIAGRTSISIRTIYNTIHAAINLLRQNVLFPIICYWFLF; this is encoded by the coding sequence TTGTCAGATGGGCAAGAACTCATAAAGCTCCGTTTCTTTGAGCAATTGAGTTACGAGGAAATAGCTGGCAGAACCTCCATTTCAATCCGTACCATTTACAACACTATTCATGCAGCAATAAACCTATTGCGCCAGAATGTACTATTCCCGATTATTTGTTACTGGTTCCTATTCTGA
- a CDS encoding type II toxin-antitoxin system RelE/ParE family toxin has translation MKKCFEIEVSEDAEEFLEGMEEKAKLKFAKVFLKVKEGLSKEEDFKKLKDSDGIFEFRVRDNKVFYRILAFMAKYEGDDFTTIICTHGFLKTTDNTPKSEIQKAKKIKKTYLED, from the coding sequence ATGAAAAAATGTTTTGAAATTGAAGTATCAGAGGATGCCGAGGAATTCCTCGAGGGAATGGAAGAAAAAGCTAAATTAAAGTTTGCCAAAGTCTTTTTAAAAGTCAAAGAAGGACTTAGCAAAGAAGAAGACTTTAAAAAGCTTAAAGATTCAGATGGAATTTTTGAATTTAGAGTAAGGGATAATAAGGTGTTTTACAGAATCCTGGCTTTCATGGCAAAATATGAGGGTGATGATTTTACTACTATTATTTGCACTCATGGATTCTTAAAAACAACCGACAACACCCCAAAGTCGGAAATTCAAAAAGCAAAAAAGATAAAGAAAACTTATCTTGAAGATTAA
- a CDS encoding helix-turn-helix domain-containing protein → MIKTKSTVQDQGSDYGAIVSLPRNRKKGKSIDYFIEKTVGKEGSEERKTFEIEFKLELLQEAIKEARKIRHLSQEQLGEKIGVKKAQISKLEKGYNNTTIGILTKVLDALDAKVKITIELENQHLEFV, encoded by the coding sequence ATGATTAAAACAAAATCGACTGTACAAGATCAAGGATCTGACTACGGTGCGATTGTGTCACTTCCCCGCAATCGAAAAAAGGGAAAAAGCATCGACTATTTCATTGAAAAAACAGTTGGGAAGGAAGGATCAGAAGAACGAAAAACTTTTGAAATTGAATTCAAATTAGAATTATTACAAGAAGCTATTAAAGAAGCGAGAAAGATTCGACATCTTTCTCAAGAACAATTAGGAGAAAAGATTGGTGTGAAAAAAGCTCAAATAAGTAAACTTGAAAAAGGATACAATAATACTACAATAGGAATACTCACTAAAGTGCTAGATGCTTTAGATGCAAAAGTTAAAATAACAATTGAGTTAGAAAATCAACATTTAGAATTTGTTTAA
- a CDS encoding RNA polymerase sigma factor — translation MFYCNEEYNWLWSEIRLGNERALYRLYEVSYDNLFRFGLRISRDREIVKDQINGVFIDLWTKRERLDSIRQIQHYILICYKRRLTKAICKQKELNYDVFPIEPEIASYEQLLIDQEIDSERKTRIHAAINNLTTRQKELIKLRFFEQLSYEEIAGRTSISIRTIYNTIHAAINLLRQNVLFPIICYWFLF, via the coding sequence ATGTTTTATTGCAACGAAGAATATAATTGGCTATGGAGTGAAATAAGGCTTGGTAATGAACGAGCTTTATACAGATTGTATGAGGTTTCCTATGATAATTTGTTCCGTTTTGGTTTAAGAATTAGCCGAGACCGTGAAATCGTAAAAGATCAAATCAATGGGGTTTTTATCGATCTTTGGACTAAAAGGGAGCGATTAGATTCAATTCGTCAAATACAGCATTATATTTTAATTTGCTACAAACGTCGACTTACAAAAGCAATCTGTAAACAAAAAGAACTGAATTATGATGTATTCCCTATAGAACCTGAAATCGCTTCATATGAACAATTATTGATTGATCAGGAAATTGACTCTGAACGCAAAACAAGAATACATGCCGCTATTAACAATCTCACTACCAGACAAAAAGAACTCATAAAGCTCCGTTTCTTTGAGCAATTGAGTTATGAGGAAATAGCTGGCAGAACCTCCATTTCAATCCGTACCATTTACAACACTATTCATGCAGCAATAAACCTATTGCGCCAGAATGTACTATTCCCGATTATTTGTTACTGGTTCCTATTCTAA